The following proteins are encoded in a genomic region of Dioscorea cayenensis subsp. rotundata cultivar TDr96_F1 chromosome 8, TDr96_F1_v2_PseudoChromosome.rev07_lg8_w22 25.fasta, whole genome shotgun sequence:
- the LOC120266636 gene encoding uncharacterized protein LOC120266636 encodes MNRYVMSFKPNNKKKCKAFCRKRCPFYLWASPMVTDKNTVQIKTGVLKHECTRDHVNKHVNAYWVARNYLEQFRADHAWRIAGIIQAVKSNQEVDISRLKAYRAKSIALRIIDGDEKSQMSRLYDYRLELLKTHPGSTIIINCTDEGVFQAFYVCLAPLREGFLAGCRHFVSLDGCFLKGVYGGQLLCAVGIDANDCIYPISWAMVSKENKDNWKWFLEILAQDLRITDSRHWAFMSDRQKASKAEFFSLCLSPSLNFGNYSMATLLVLIYNCLGVSLLPFTLLYWFWMVMWQC; translated from the exons ATGAATCGCTATGTGATGAGCTTCAAGcccaataataaaaagaagtgtAAAGCATTCTGTAGAAAAAGGTGTCCCTTCTATCTTTGGGCTTCTCCCATGGTGACTGATAAGAACACAGTTCAAATCAAGACTGGGGTTTTAAAGCATGAATGTACAAGAGATCATGTAAACAAGCATGTTAATGCATATTGGGTGGCAAGGAATTATTTAGAGCAATTTAGGGCAGATCATGCTTGGAGGATTGCAGGAATAATTCAAGCAGTCAAAAGCAATCAAGAGGTGGATATCAGCAGACTGAAAGCTTATAGGGCCAAGAGCATTGCACTTAg aattatagatggtgatgagaagTCTCAAATGTCAAGGTTGTATGACTATAGACTGGAGCTTCTAAAGACACATCCTGGTTCAACAATCATTATCAACTGCACTGACGAGGGTGTCTTCCAAGCATTCTATGTATGCCTGGCTCCATTGAGGGAAGGATTTTTGGCAG GTTGTAGGCATTTTGTTTCTCTAGATGGATGCTTCTTGAAAGGGGTGTATGGAGGGCAATTATTATGTGCcgttgggatagatgcaaatgattgcatctatcccatatcTTGGGCTATGGTTAGTAAAGAGAACAAAGATAATTGGAAGTGGTTCTTGGAG ATCTTGGCACAAGATTTGAGGATAACTGATAGCAGACATTGGGCCTTTATGTCTGACAGACAAAAGGCGAGCAAGGCTGAATTTTTCTCTTTGTGTTTATCTCCTAGCTTGAATTTTGGAAATTATTCAATGGCAACTTTACTTGTACTAATTTATAATTGTCTTGGTGTTTCTCTCTTGCCTTTTACTTTGCTTTACTGGTTCTGGATGGTGATGTGGCAATGTTAA